The proteins below come from a single Chitinophaga pinensis DSM 2588 genomic window:
- a CDS encoding helix-turn-helix domain-containing protein encodes MQPSNAYITGHLPVPPEWQDIFDPFYFIHNHTSSPVTKILSPTFQTILIFNFSAPGLFFIEENIPITIDKSMVIGPIKLAHQYTIPANGEMLVANFKRDAFYRFFGKHLQSYTDFLLHPDEILGEHCFAAFWDTLKAFATMQERVDAILDFSADYLRERDKGAGDIITASEADGAVNPIKDIADKQGQSERNIQLKHKKYLGYSAKEMNRYQRFQKTLTRLQEQAVTGNIDWFELVHEGGYYDQSHLIHDFNHFLGLSPAQFLKLQATVCIAGGRS; translated from the coding sequence ATGCAACCATCCAACGCATACATCACCGGCCATCTTCCCGTTCCTCCCGAATGGCAGGACATATTCGACCCTTTCTACTTCATCCACAACCACACCTCCTCCCCCGTCACAAAAATCCTTTCCCCTACCTTCCAGACCATACTCATCTTCAACTTCTCCGCCCCCGGCCTGTTCTTCATCGAAGAAAACATTCCGATCACCATCGATAAAAGCATGGTCATTGGTCCTATTAAACTCGCCCATCAATACACCATCCCTGCCAATGGCGAAATGCTCGTCGCCAATTTCAAACGCGACGCTTTTTACCGCTTTTTCGGCAAACACCTACAATCCTATACAGACTTCCTCCTTCACCCGGATGAAATCCTGGGAGAACACTGTTTCGCGGCCTTCTGGGATACCCTTAAAGCATTTGCCACCATGCAGGAACGTGTAGACGCTATTCTTGATTTCTCCGCCGATTATCTGCGCGAAAGAGATAAAGGCGCCGGAGACATCATTACGGCCAGTGAAGCCGACGGTGCTGTCAACCCTATAAAAGACATCGCGGACAAACAGGGCCAAAGCGAAAGGAATATCCAGTTAAAGCACAAAAAGTACCTTGGCTACAGCGCCAAGGAAATGAACCGCTACCAGCGTTTCCAAAAGACCCTGACACGATTGCAGGAACAGGCAGTAACCGGTAATATTGACTGGTTTGAACTGGTTCATGAAGGCGGATACTATGATCAGAGTCACCTGATTCACGATTTTAACCACTTTTTAGGCCTTTCTCCGGCCCAATTCCTGAAATTACAGGCAACAGTGTGCATTGCTGGCGGACGATCATAA